The Buttiauxella selenatireducens genome has a window encoding:
- a CDS encoding MFS transporter, translating into MSHGINPGVTAVKAKRTVRNLRWWVLVLFLLGVTVNYITRNSLGILAPELKSSLGITTEQYSWIVASFQLAYTLFQPICGWLIDVIGLKLGFLICAGIWAVVCVMHAGAGSWLHLAILRFFMGGAEAAATPANAKTIGEWFPKKERPIAAGWAGVGFSIGAMLAPPIVYFAHASFGWQGAFMFTGVLAMLWVILWWVFYHNPEQHPNLSKEELDFIKQDNEPAAVKLPFLTALKTVGKNKRFYGIAIPAFMAEPAWAVLSFWVPLYLANERGMDLKQIAMFAWLPFLAADLGSVASGYLTKVYTRWFGCSRTNSIVASSVTGAFLMISLALVAITKDPYVTIALISVGGFGHQIISCMLSALVVDSFDKGQMATVNGMRGSAAWIASFLFSLLIGVTADKIGYNPLFIAMGFFDLIGAVFLVSFIAERRTKRA; encoded by the coding sequence ATGAGTCATGGCATAAATCCTGGTGTGACCGCCGTTAAGGCCAAACGCACCGTCCGTAACCTGCGTTGGTGGGTTCTGGTGCTGTTCTTACTAGGCGTTACTGTTAACTACATTACCCGCAACTCGTTAGGTATTTTGGCCCCGGAGCTTAAATCCAGTCTGGGTATTACCACTGAACAATATTCATGGATTGTCGCCTCATTCCAGCTTGCCTATACCCTCTTCCAACCGATTTGCGGCTGGCTGATTGATGTGATTGGCCTCAAGCTGGGCTTCCTGATTTGCGCAGGGATCTGGGCGGTGGTGTGTGTCATGCACGCTGGAGCCGGTAGCTGGCTGCATTTGGCTATTTTGCGCTTCTTTATGGGTGGCGCGGAAGCCGCAGCAACCCCCGCTAACGCCAAAACGATTGGTGAATGGTTCCCGAAAAAAGAACGCCCTATTGCCGCAGGCTGGGCTGGCGTTGGCTTCTCGATTGGTGCCATGCTCGCACCGCCAATCGTCTATTTCGCTCATGCCTCCTTCGGCTGGCAGGGCGCGTTCATGTTTACCGGTGTGCTGGCCATGTTATGGGTCATTTTGTGGTGGGTGTTCTATCACAACCCGGAACAACACCCGAACCTCAGCAAAGAAGAATTGGATTTCATCAAACAGGATAACGAGCCTGCTGCGGTGAAACTGCCTTTCCTGACTGCACTGAAAACCGTCGGTAAAAACAAGCGTTTCTACGGTATCGCTATTCCGGCTTTTATGGCCGAGCCGGCCTGGGCGGTGCTGAGCTTCTGGGTTCCGCTGTACCTGGCAAATGAACGCGGAATGGATCTCAAACAAATTGCCATGTTCGCCTGGCTGCCGTTCCTCGCCGCCGACCTCGGCAGCGTAGCAAGTGGCTATCTGACTAAGGTTTATACCCGCTGGTTTGGCTGCTCACGTACCAACTCCATCGTGGCAAGTTCAGTGACGGGGGCTTTCCTGATGATTTCCCTGGCGCTGGTTGCCATCACCAAAGATCCGTACGTCACCATTGCGCTGATTTCTGTTGGTGGCTTCGGGCACCAGATTATCTCCTGCATGTTGAGTGCTCTGGTTGTGGACTCATTCGATAAAGGCCAGATGGCGACAGTTAACGGTATGCGTGGTTCCGCAGCCTGGATAGCCAGCTTCTTGTTCTCACTGTTGATTGGCGTCACCGCCGACAAAATTGGCTACAACCCCCTGTTTATCGCCATGGGCTTCTTTGACCTGATTGGCGCTGTATTCCTGGTTTCTTTTATTGCTGAACGCCGCACTAAGCGCGCCTGA
- a CDS encoding ABC-F family ATPase — translation MLVSSNVTMQFGSKPLFENISVKFGGGNRYGLIGANGSGKSTFMKILGGDLEPTLGNVSLDPNERIGKLRQDQFAFEKFTVLDTVIMGHAELWEVKEERDRIYALPEMSEEDGYKVADLEVLYGEMDGYTAEARAGELLLGVGIPVEQHYGPMSEVAPGWKLRVLLAQALFSNPDILLLDEPTNNLDIDTIRWLETVLNERNSTMIIISHDRHFLNMVCTHMADLDYGELRVYPGNYDEYMTAATQARERLLSDNAKKKAQIADLQSFVSRFSANASKSRQATSRARQIDKIKLDEVKASSRQNPFIRFEQDKKLFRNALEVEGLAKGFDDGPLFKGVNMLLEVGEKLAILGTNGVGKSTLLKTLVGEHTPDAGTVKWSENVQIGYYAQDHEYEFENNLTVFDWMSQWMQEGDDEQAVRSILGRLLFSQDDIKKPAKVLSGGEKGRMLFGKLMMERPNVLVMDEPTNHLDMESIESLNMALEMYPGTLIFVSHDREFVSSLATRVIEITPERVIDFTGGYEDYLRSKGIDG, via the coding sequence GTGCTAGTTTCCAGTAACGTCACAATGCAGTTCGGCAGTAAGCCGCTGTTTGAAAATATTTCTGTCAAATTTGGCGGCGGCAACCGTTACGGCTTGATCGGCGCCAACGGTAGCGGCAAGTCTACCTTTATGAAGATCCTCGGTGGCGATTTAGAGCCAACGCTTGGCAACGTATCGCTCGATCCGAACGAGCGCATCGGTAAACTGCGCCAGGATCAGTTCGCCTTTGAAAAATTCACCGTACTCGACACGGTGATCATGGGCCACGCAGAACTCTGGGAAGTGAAAGAAGAGCGCGACCGCATTTATGCGCTGCCAGAGATGAGCGAAGAAGATGGCTACAAAGTTGCTGATCTGGAAGTTCTGTACGGCGAAATGGATGGTTATACCGCTGAAGCACGCGCGGGCGAACTGCTCTTAGGCGTCGGTATTCCTGTAGAACAGCATTACGGCCCGATGAGCGAAGTCGCTCCAGGCTGGAAACTCCGCGTATTGCTGGCGCAGGCGCTGTTCTCAAACCCTGATATTCTGCTGCTCGATGAACCGACGAACAACCTGGACATCGACACCATCCGTTGGCTGGAAACTGTGCTCAACGAGCGCAACAGCACCATGATCATCATCTCGCACGACCGTCACTTCCTGAACATGGTTTGTACGCACATGGCGGATCTGGATTACGGCGAACTGCGCGTGTATCCAGGTAACTACGATGAATACATGACGGCTGCGACTCAGGCACGTGAGCGTCTGTTGTCTGACAACGCGAAGAAAAAAGCGCAAATTGCTGACCTGCAATCCTTCGTTAGCCGCTTTAGCGCCAACGCATCGAAATCTCGCCAGGCGACTTCTCGTGCTCGCCAGATTGATAAAATCAAGCTTGATGAAGTGAAAGCATCAAGCCGTCAGAACCCGTTCATTCGCTTCGAGCAAGACAAGAAACTGTTCCGTAATGCTCTGGAAGTTGAAGGCCTGGCGAAAGGTTTTGATGACGGCCCGCTGTTCAAAGGCGTCAACATGCTGCTGGAAGTGGGTGAAAAGCTCGCTATCCTCGGGACGAACGGCGTGGGTAAATCTACCCTGCTTAAAACGCTGGTGGGCGAACATACTCCAGATGCTGGTACGGTGAAATGGTCTGAGAACGTACAGATCGGTTACTACGCGCAGGATCACGAGTACGAGTTTGAAAACAATCTGACCGTGTTCGACTGGATGAGCCAGTGGATGCAAGAAGGTGACGACGAGCAAGCGGTGCGCAGCATCCTGGGTCGTTTGCTGTTCAGCCAGGACGATATTAAAAAGCCTGCGAAGGTGCTGTCCGGTGGTGAAAAGGGCCGTATGTTGTTTGGGAAGTTAATGATGGAGCGTCCAAACGTTCTGGTCATGGATGAACCAACAAACCACCTGGATATGGAGTCTATCGAGTCGCTGAACATGGCGCTGGAAATGTACCCTGGTACGTTGATCTTCGTTTCTCACGACCGTGAATTTGTAAGCTCGCTGGCTACGCGTGTGATTGAGATTACGCCTGAGCGCGTGATTGACTTTACCGGTGGGTATGAAGATTACCTGCGTAGTAAAGGCATTGACGGTTAA
- the ldtB gene encoding L,D-transpeptidase: MNMKLRTILLAFVAVVSFSKTASAVTYPLPTDGSRLIGQNQVVTIPEGSTAPLEEFAARYQMGLSNMLEANPGVDPYLPKAGTILNIPQQLILPDTVHEGIVINSAEMRLYYYPAGTNTVIVLPIGIGQLGKDTPMNWTTKVERKKAGPTWTPTAKMHAEYIAAGTPLPAVVPAGPDNPMGLYALYIGRLYAIHGTNANFGIGLRVSHGCVRLRNEDIKFLFEKVPVGTRVQFINEPVKATVEPDGTRYIEVHNPLSTTEAQFNSREIVPITLKNNVTAITAQPDVDSTVLDQAIQNRSGMPVRLN, from the coding sequence ATGAATATGAAACTACGCACTATTTTACTGGCATTTGTGGCTGTCGTGTCTTTTAGCAAAACAGCTTCTGCCGTGACCTATCCTCTGCCTACTGATGGCAGCCGCTTGATTGGTCAAAACCAGGTTGTCACCATTCCTGAAGGTAGCACCGCACCGCTGGAAGAATTCGCCGCACGTTACCAGATGGGTCTTTCCAACATGTTGGAAGCCAACCCTGGGGTTGACCCGTACTTGCCAAAAGCTGGCACTATCCTGAACATTCCTCAGCAGTTGATTCTGCCGGACACCGTTCATGAAGGTATTGTCATCAACAGTGCTGAGATGCGTCTCTACTATTACCCTGCTGGCACCAACACGGTTATCGTGCTGCCAATCGGTATCGGCCAGTTGGGTAAAGACACCCCAATGAACTGGACGACAAAAGTAGAACGTAAGAAAGCAGGCCCAACCTGGACGCCAACGGCGAAAATGCATGCGGAATATATTGCTGCCGGTACGCCACTGCCAGCCGTTGTTCCAGCAGGCCCGGACAATCCTATGGGTCTGTATGCGCTGTATATTGGTCGTCTGTACGCGATTCACGGCACCAATGCGAACTTTGGTATCGGCCTGCGCGTGAGCCACGGTTGTGTGCGTCTGCGTAACGAAGACATTAAGTTCCTGTTCGAAAAAGTGCCGGTCGGTACTCGTGTTCAGTTCATCAACGAGCCGGTTAAAGCCACCGTTGAGCCAGATGGTACGCGCTACATTGAAGTGCATAACCCACTGTCTACGACCGAAGCGCAGTTTAACTCTCGTGAAATTGTTCCAATCACGCTGAAAAACAACGTGACGGCAATCACTGCTCAGCCAGACGTTGACAGCACCGTATTGGATCAAGCTATTCAGAACCGTTCCGGTATGCCGGTACGCCTGAACTAA
- the moeA gene encoding molybdopterin molybdotransferase MoeA, giving the protein MEFTAGLIPLETAMEQMLSRIVPVTESESIPLLKAAGRITSHPVTSPIDVPGFDNSAMDGYAVRLKDLALGVALPVAGKAFAGQPFAGIWPEGTCIRIMTGAPVPAGTDAVVMQEETTITESGVRFNEAVKNGQNVRLRGEDIRQGASVLPAGKKLTAAELPLIASLGIADVAVLRKVRAAVFSTGDELQLPGTPLGEGQIYDTNRLAVHIMLEQLGCEVIDLGIIRDDPEALRAAFVEADSQADVVISSGGVSVGEADYTKQLLEELGEVGFWKLAIKPGKPFAFGRLNNSWFCGLPGNPVSAALTFYQLVQPLLAKLSGQQGNALPPRQRARTVGRLKKSPGRLDFQRGIMRTGADGQLEVLSTGHQGSHIFSSFSQANCFIVLERERGNVDAGDWVDVEPFNHLFGG; this is encoded by the coding sequence ATGGAATTTACCGCCGGACTTATCCCGCTTGAAACCGCAATGGAACAGATGCTGTCGCGTATTGTTCCTGTCACCGAATCTGAGTCTATCCCTTTGCTGAAGGCTGCTGGGCGCATTACGTCGCACCCTGTCACGTCGCCGATCGATGTCCCGGGTTTTGATAATTCAGCAATGGATGGTTACGCGGTTCGCCTGAAAGATTTAGCGCTGGGTGTGGCTCTGCCGGTGGCGGGAAAAGCGTTTGCCGGGCAACCCTTCGCGGGAATTTGGCCCGAAGGAACCTGTATTCGCATCATGACAGGCGCGCCTGTACCCGCAGGCACTGATGCCGTGGTTATGCAGGAAGAAACCACCATCACCGAAAGCGGCGTACGCTTTAACGAAGCAGTGAAAAACGGGCAAAACGTGCGTCTGCGTGGGGAAGATATTCGTCAGGGTGCCAGCGTGTTACCTGCCGGGAAAAAACTCACCGCCGCTGAGTTGCCGCTGATTGCCTCACTGGGCATCGCCGACGTCGCCGTGTTACGCAAAGTCCGCGCTGCGGTATTTTCGACGGGTGATGAACTGCAACTGCCGGGCACTCCGCTTGGCGAAGGGCAAATTTACGATACCAACCGCCTGGCGGTGCATATCATGCTCGAGCAGTTGGGTTGTGAGGTCATCGACTTAGGTATTATTCGTGATGATCCTGAAGCCTTGCGTGCTGCGTTTGTTGAGGCAGACAGTCAGGCCGACGTGGTGATCAGCAGCGGCGGCGTTTCCGTTGGCGAGGCTGATTACACCAAACAGTTGCTGGAAGAACTCGGAGAAGTCGGTTTCTGGAAACTGGCAATCAAGCCGGGTAAACCCTTTGCTTTTGGGCGTCTGAACAATAGCTGGTTCTGCGGCCTGCCGGGCAATCCGGTTTCTGCGGCACTGACTTTCTATCAGCTGGTTCAGCCGTTATTAGCGAAATTAAGCGGCCAGCAAGGTAATGCCCTGCCGCCACGTCAGCGTGCGCGTACGGTTGGCAGACTGAAAAAATCCCCAGGCCGCCTCGATTTCCAGCGTGGAATTATGCGTACTGGCGCTGATGGGCAATTAGAAGTGTTGAGCACCGGTCATCAGGGTTCACATATTTTCAGCTCATTTAGCCAGGCCAACTGTTTTATCGTCCTGGAGCGCGAACGCGGTAACGTTGATGCGGGTGACTGGGTCGACGTTGAGCCATTCAATCATCTGTTTGGGGGCTAA
- the moeB gene encoding molybdopterin-synthase adenylyltransferase MoeB, producing the protein MHSELSDQEMLRYNRQIILRGFDFDGQEALKAARVLIVGLGGLGCGAAPYLAAAGVGHLTLLDFDTVALSNLQRQTLHHDATVGQPKVDSAKAALAAINPHIQIETINALLDEAQLLELISRHDLVMDCTDNVAIRNQLNQCCFTMKKPLVSGAAIRMEGQISVFTYQDGEPCYRCLSRLFGENALTCVEAGVMAPLVGVIGSLQAMEAIKLLAHYGTPAAGKIVMYDAMTCQFREMKLPRNPQCEVCGSHSS; encoded by the coding sequence ATGCACTCTGAACTTAGCGATCAGGAAATGCTGCGCTACAACCGGCAGATTATTTTGCGCGGTTTTGATTTTGACGGCCAGGAAGCGTTGAAGGCAGCGCGCGTTTTGATTGTTGGGCTCGGCGGTCTCGGTTGCGGAGCCGCGCCGTATCTGGCTGCGGCGGGTGTCGGGCATCTTACGTTGTTAGATTTTGATACCGTGGCGCTGTCCAATTTGCAGCGCCAGACACTTCACCATGACGCCACGGTTGGGCAGCCGAAAGTAGATTCAGCGAAAGCTGCGTTGGCGGCGATCAATCCGCATATTCAGATTGAAACGATCAATGCGCTACTTGATGAGGCGCAACTGCTGGAGCTTATCTCCCGCCACGATCTGGTGATGGATTGCACCGATAACGTGGCGATCCGCAACCAGCTCAATCAGTGCTGCTTTACGATGAAAAAACCGCTGGTTTCGGGCGCGGCGATTCGTATGGAAGGGCAAATCAGCGTTTTCACTTATCAGGATGGTGAACCCTGTTATCGTTGCCTGAGCCGTCTGTTCGGTGAAAACGCGCTGACCTGCGTGGAGGCCGGCGTCATGGCACCGTTAGTCGGTGTAATCGGTTCATTGCAGGCGATGGAAGCCATCAAACTGCTGGCACATTACGGCACGCCCGCCGCGGGCAAAATCGTCATGTACGATGCGATGACCTGCCAGTTCCGCGAGATGAAACTGCCGCGCAATCCGCAATGTGAAGTATGCGGATCTCACTCGTCGTAA
- a CDS encoding glycoside hydrolase family 31 protein yields the protein MKTLKSWTLLKSDANHVELSVDGKHRLNVFVLEQGMFRVLIKRENKLALNRTWSIAPENDVPWEGRDRESLQGFTLPGFTVEELDETLRISTDKLRVTVHQPLWLEWEYLNEASEWQLLASDRPTSAYLLNAHGDGVAHYQRRYKDERYYGLGEKAGPLQRTGKRYEMRNLDAMGYNAQSTDPLYKHIPFTITRRPDVSFGMFYDNLSNCWLDLGNEIDNYHLPYRRWQAESGDVDYYLFLGPQVLDVTKAFVRLTGKTLFGPKWSLGYSGSTMHYTDAPDAQNQLMSFIRLCNEHAIPCDSFQLSSGYTSINNKRYVFNWNYDKVPQPKVMSQAFLDAGIKLAANIKPCLLQDHPRYSEVAENGLFIKDSEQDSPERSSFWDDEGSHLDFTNPETVKWWKNGVTTQLLEMGIGSTWNDNNEFEVWDGEARCHGFGEEIAIKNIRPVMPLLMMRASLEAQQTFAPEKRPYLISRSGCAGMQRYVQTWSGDNRTNWNTLRYNTRMGVGMSLSGLYNVGHDVGGFSGDKPDAELFVRWVQNGVMHPRFTIHSWNDDQTVNEPWMYASVTPAIRSAIETRYRLLPYFYTLLWQAHADDEPMLRSTFLDHEHDEKTFEECDDFMLGRDLLVASVVEEGQRQREVWLPENGAGWYDYYTGQWYSGGQTIVVDAPLERLPLLVRAGAALPHSARITHVDAKADSVRELKVYPLQGTGVSHGSLFEDDGESWGYQQGNALWLNWEIRCTAEEVQVVFSRKGDYLPAWKEMKLTLPAGEKRRLVVDGKEQDSFVL from the coding sequence ATGAAAACCCTGAAAAGTTGGACACTGCTAAAATCTGATGCCAACCACGTTGAGTTAAGCGTGGATGGGAAACATCGCCTGAATGTGTTCGTGCTGGAGCAAGGCATGTTCCGCGTACTGATTAAACGCGAAAACAAACTGGCGTTAAACCGCACCTGGAGTATCGCACCAGAAAATGATGTGCCATGGGAAGGCCGCGACCGCGAAAGTCTGCAAGGTTTCACCCTGCCAGGTTTCACGGTAGAAGAGCTTGATGAAACCCTGCGCATCAGCACCGATAAGCTGCGCGTGACCGTCCACCAGCCGCTGTGGCTGGAGTGGGAATATCTCAATGAGGCTTCTGAGTGGCAATTGCTGGCAAGTGACCGCCCAACCAGCGCTTATCTGTTGAATGCCCATGGAGATGGCGTCGCGCATTATCAGCGTCGATATAAAGATGAACGTTATTACGGCCTGGGCGAGAAAGCGGGCCCACTTCAGCGTACCGGTAAGCGCTATGAAATGCGTAATCTGGATGCGATGGGCTACAACGCACAGTCTACTGACCCGCTGTACAAGCATATTCCATTCACCATTACGCGCCGTCCGGATGTGAGTTTCGGGATGTTTTACGACAACCTGAGCAACTGCTGGCTGGATTTAGGCAACGAAATTGACAACTATCACCTGCCCTATCGCCGCTGGCAGGCAGAATCTGGCGACGTCGATTACTACTTATTCCTCGGCCCTCAGGTTTTAGACGTTACCAAAGCGTTTGTGCGTTTGACCGGTAAAACGCTGTTTGGCCCGAAATGGAGCCTCGGTTACAGCGGTTCAACCATGCATTACACCGATGCACCGGATGCGCAAAACCAGCTGATGAGTTTTATTCGTCTGTGCAACGAACATGCAATTCCTTGCGATTCGTTCCAACTTTCATCGGGTTACACGTCGATTAACAACAAGCGTTACGTGTTTAACTGGAACTACGACAAAGTGCCGCAGCCGAAGGTGATGAGCCAGGCGTTCCTTGATGCCGGGATCAAACTGGCGGCAAATATCAAGCCGTGCCTGTTGCAGGATCATCCGCGCTATTCAGAAGTGGCAGAGAACGGGCTGTTTATTAAGGATTCCGAGCAAGACAGTCCAGAGCGTTCCAGCTTCTGGGATGATGAAGGTTCGCATCTTGATTTCACCAATCCTGAAACGGTGAAATGGTGGAAAAATGGCGTCACCACGCAGTTGCTGGAGATGGGCATCGGCTCAACGTGGAATGACAATAACGAGTTTGAAGTGTGGGATGGTGAAGCGCGCTGCCACGGTTTTGGCGAAGAGATTGCCATTAAAAATATCCGCCCGGTGATGCCGCTGCTGATGATGCGTGCCTCGCTCGAAGCCCAGCAAACCTTTGCGCCAGAAAAACGCCCGTATCTGATTTCTCGTTCCGGTTGCGCCGGGATGCAGCGTTATGTGCAGACCTGGAGCGGCGATAACCGTACCAACTGGAATACTCTGCGCTACAACACCCGCATGGGCGTGGGCATGAGCTTGTCTGGTTTGTATAACGTGGGGCACGATGTCGGCGGTTTCTCTGGCGATAAACCGGATGCCGAACTGTTTGTGCGCTGGGTACAAAACGGCGTGATGCATCCGCGTTTCACTATCCATTCATGGAACGACGATCAGACGGTGAATGAACCGTGGATGTACGCAAGTGTGACTCCCGCTATTCGCAGCGCGATTGAAACACGCTATCGCCTGCTGCCGTATTTCTACACTCTGTTGTGGCAGGCGCATGCGGATGATGAACCGATGCTGCGCTCCACTTTCCTCGATCATGAGCACGACGAAAAAACGTTCGAGGAGTGCGACGACTTCATGCTGGGCCGCGATTTGCTGGTCGCAAGTGTGGTCGAAGAAGGTCAACGTCAGCGTGAAGTGTGGCTGCCTGAAAACGGCGCGGGTTGGTACGACTACTACACCGGCCAATGGTATAGCGGCGGCCAGACGATTGTGGTTGATGCGCCACTGGAGCGCTTGCCGCTACTGGTACGCGCAGGTGCAGCCCTGCCGCACAGTGCGCGCATTACACATGTGGATGCAAAAGCGGATAGTGTGCGCGAGCTGAAGGTGTATCCGCTGCAAGGAACTGGCGTTTCACACGGTAGTCTGTTTGAAGATGACGGCGAATCATGGGGATACCAGCAAGGCAACGCGCTGTGGCTGAACTGGGAAATTCGCTGCACGGCGGAGGAAGTTCAGGTGGTGTTTAGCCGTAAAGGTGATTATCTACCGGCCTGGAAAGAGATGAAGTTGACGCTGCCTGCAGGGGAAAAACGCCGTTTGGTCGTTGATGGGAAAGAGCAGGATAGCTTCGTGTTGTAG
- a CDS encoding LacI family DNA-binding transcriptional regulator: protein MSKKLKIAEIAAETGLSISTVSRVLAGKSNTSEHARLQVLNCAGQKGVLEGMAAGRMLLNSLVVFAPQRAFDERSDVFYYRVIQGLTKALLPHEVRLRYCALEENDSDANMFLNKMNEVETEAAILLGIDDPHIHDLAVNLGKPCVLINCRDRKMRLPGVAPDHQLIGDFAASYLFEQGHKSVVTLLCLRRYTMELRLAGIRDAWDANNLQFDDSRHLITAQSFSAKESEKLISDFLAATPRHLLPTALLVGGDFMAAGAVSALQNAGLRVPHDISVMSIDGFNLAAIHDVPLTSVHVPRDQLGEEAVHILQQRLIRPDAPVGNLLLNGTLMVRDSVRRIRPNKSHTAVSSVGLYDE from the coding sequence ATGAGTAAAAAGCTAAAAATCGCCGAAATTGCTGCCGAAACAGGGCTTTCAATCAGCACGGTTTCACGTGTGCTGGCGGGAAAATCGAACACCAGCGAACACGCCAGGCTGCAGGTTCTGAATTGCGCCGGGCAAAAAGGGGTGCTTGAGGGTATGGCAGCCGGGCGCATGCTGCTTAATAGTTTGGTCGTTTTTGCTCCTCAACGCGCTTTTGATGAGCGGTCTGATGTCTTTTATTATCGTGTGATTCAGGGGTTGACCAAGGCGCTCTTACCCCATGAAGTTCGGCTGCGTTACTGTGCGCTCGAAGAGAACGACAGTGACGCAAATATGTTCCTGAACAAAATGAATGAGGTGGAAACGGAAGCCGCGATCTTGCTGGGCATTGACGATCCCCATATTCACGATCTGGCGGTGAATCTCGGTAAACCTTGCGTGTTGATTAACTGTCGGGATCGCAAAATGCGCCTGCCAGGTGTTGCGCCGGATCATCAGTTAATTGGCGACTTTGCCGCGAGTTATCTGTTTGAGCAGGGCCATAAATCAGTGGTCACATTACTGTGCTTACGGCGTTACACCATGGAGTTGCGTCTTGCAGGGATACGCGATGCCTGGGACGCCAATAATCTGCAATTTGATGACTCGCGCCATCTGATTACTGCGCAAAGTTTTAGCGCCAAAGAAAGTGAAAAATTAATCAGCGATTTTCTGGCTGCAACTCCCCGTCATTTGTTGCCAACAGCGTTGCTGGTGGGAGGGGATTTTATGGCGGCGGGGGCGGTAAGCGCGCTGCAAAATGCAGGATTGCGTGTGCCGCATGATATTTCAGTCATGAGCATCGACGGCTTTAACCTGGCGGCGATCCACGATGTACCGCTGACATCGGTGCATGTTCCACGTGACCAGTTGGGCGAAGAAGCGGTGCATATTCTCCAGCAACGCTTAATCCGCCCGGATGCGCCTGTCGGGAACTTACTGCTAAACGGTACGCTGATGGTGCGTGATTCAGTGCGCCGTATTCGCCCAAACAAAAGCCATACGGCGGTCAGTAGCGTGGGGCTTTACGACGAGTGA